The Musa acuminata AAA Group cultivar baxijiao chromosome BXJ2-2, Cavendish_Baxijiao_AAA, whole genome shotgun sequence genome has a segment encoding these proteins:
- the LOC108952135 gene encoding large ribosomal subunit protein uL6m, producing MEARFFRFLKIVGVGFKARTEAEGRQLFLKLGYSHEVEFSVPPAVRVFCFKPNVICCTGIDKERVHQFAGAVRSCKPPEVYKGKGIMYIDEVVKKKQGKKSK from the coding sequence ATGGAGGCGAGGTTCTTTCGGTTCCTCAAAATTGTTGGTGTTGGGTTCAAAGCAAGAACCGAGGCAGAAGGTCGTCAGCTGTTTCTGAAGCTGGGTTACAGCCATGAGGTCGAATTCTCCGTACCTCCAGCCGTTCGAGTCTTCTGCTTCAAACCGAACGTAATATGCTGCACTGGCATAGACAAAGAGAGGGTGCATCAGTTTGCAGGTGCTGTTCGTAGTTGCAAGCCTCCTGAAGTTTACAAAGGCAAGGGCATAATGTACATTGATGAAGTGGTGAAGAAGAAGCAAGGGAAGAAGTCAAAGTGA